One genomic segment of Streptomyces liangshanensis includes these proteins:
- a CDS encoding NUDIX hydrolase, with product MQWTKLSEQTVYENRWFQVNLADVELPDGRHLDHFLIRLRPVAAATVVNEANEVLLLRRHRFITDSWGWELAAGVVEDGEDIERAAAREMEEETGWRPGPLRHLLTVEPSNGLTDARHHLYWAEEATYTGPPEDDFESSCREWVPLKLVPDMIARGEIPAANMAAGLLMLRHIRLG from the coding sequence GTGCAGTGGACGAAACTGAGCGAACAGACTGTGTATGAGAATCGCTGGTTCCAGGTCAACCTCGCGGACGTCGAACTCCCCGACGGCCGCCACCTGGACCACTTCCTCATCCGGCTCCGCCCGGTCGCGGCCGCCACGGTCGTCAACGAGGCGAACGAGGTGCTGCTCCTCAGGCGCCACCGCTTCATCACCGACAGCTGGGGCTGGGAACTGGCCGCCGGGGTGGTCGAGGACGGCGAGGACATCGAGCGCGCGGCGGCACGGGAGATGGAGGAGGAGACGGGCTGGCGGCCGGGACCGCTGCGCCACCTGCTCACGGTGGAGCCGTCGAACGGTCTCACCGACGCGCGCCACCACCTCTACTGGGCGGAGGAGGCCACGTACACCGGCCCGCCCGAGGACGACTTCGAGTCGTCGTGCCGCGAGTGGGTCCCCCTCAAGCTCGTCCCGGACATGATCGCCCGGGGCGAGATCCCGGCCGCCAACATGGCGGCCGGGCTCCTGATGCTGCGTCACATACGGCTGGGCTGA
- a CDS encoding 3-hydroxybutyryl-CoA dehydrogenase, whose amino-acid sequence MTDIARVGVVGCGQMGAGIAEVAARSGLEVRVAETTGEALEIGRTRLHGSLAKAAERGKITEAERDAALGRLSFTTDLGEFADRDLVIEAVVENEQVKTEIFQVLDQVVTRPDAILASNTSSIPLVKLAVATSRPDQVIGIHFFNPAPVQKLVELIPALTTSDETLRRSEAVVEKVLGKHAIRAQDRSGFVVNALLIPYLLSAVRMFESGIASREDIDNGMELGCAHPMGPLKLADLIGLDTVASVADSMYAEYKEPLYAAPPLLQRMVDAGRLGRKTGAGFYPYAETAQLPQPSRM is encoded by the coding sequence CTGACCGACATCGCCCGCGTGGGAGTGGTGGGCTGCGGCCAGATGGGCGCAGGCATCGCCGAGGTCGCCGCCCGCAGCGGCCTCGAGGTGCGGGTCGCCGAGACGACCGGCGAGGCCCTGGAGATCGGCAGGACCCGCCTGCACGGCTCGCTCGCCAAGGCGGCGGAACGCGGCAAGATCACCGAGGCGGAACGGGACGCGGCGCTCGGCCGGCTCAGCTTCACCACCGACCTCGGGGAGTTCGCGGACCGCGATCTCGTCATCGAGGCCGTCGTGGAGAACGAACAGGTCAAGACGGAGATCTTCCAGGTCCTCGACCAGGTCGTGACCCGTCCCGACGCGATCCTGGCCTCCAACACCTCGTCCATCCCGCTCGTCAAGCTGGCCGTCGCGACCTCCCGCCCGGACCAGGTCATCGGGATCCACTTCTTCAACCCGGCCCCGGTGCAGAAGCTGGTCGAGCTGATCCCGGCCCTGACGACGTCCGACGAGACGCTCCGCAGGTCCGAGGCCGTGGTGGAGAAGGTGCTCGGCAAGCACGCGATCCGCGCCCAGGACCGCTCGGGCTTCGTGGTGAACGCCCTCCTGATCCCGTATCTCCTCTCCGCCGTCCGGATGTTCGAGTCGGGCATCGCCAGCCGCGAGGACATCGACAACGGCATGGAGCTGGGCTGCGCCCACCCGATGGGCCCGCTCAAGCTCGCCGACCTGATCGGCCTGGACACCGTGGCCTCGGTCGCGGACTCGATGTACGCCGAGTACAAGGAGCCGCTGTACGCCGCTCCCCCACTGCTCCAGCGGATGGTGGACGCGGGACGCCTGGGCCGCAAGACGGGCGCGGGCTTCTACCCGTACGCGGAGACGGCCCAGCTTCCTCAGCCCAGCCGTATGTGA
- a CDS encoding glycoside hydrolase family 10 protein, producing MAVTAALMTTMLNASHALAGGPVGPEARRRAPRRDLRGMWVATVTNRDWPSRPGLTAAQQRAELIAHLDMAVTRNLNTVVFQVRPTADALWPSPYEPWSQYLTGTQGKDPGWDPLGTAVREAHARGLELHAWFNPYRVAMHTDPSKLSAKHPARVHPEWVLPYGGKLYYNPGLPEVRSFVQDAMLDAVRRYDIDAVHWDDYFYPYPVAGQVFADDEAYARYGAGFPDKAAWRRDNTDRLVRETGARIKKLKKNVRFGISPFGVWRNGATDPLGSDTRAGVQTYDDLHADTRKWVREGWIDYITPQLYWNIGLAAADYAKLVPWWAGVVKGTGVDLYVGEALYKAGDPAQPAPWQNAAELSRHLDLCAKYPEVKGNIYFAAKEVASDPLGAMTMIADRYRHRDYGYRDYRHRDYGHGDFGHEPA from the coding sequence ATGGCGGTGACGGCGGCGCTGATGACGACGATGCTCAACGCGTCGCACGCGCTCGCCGGCGGTCCCGTGGGCCCGGAGGCGCGGCGCCGCGCGCCGCGCCGGGACCTGCGCGGGATGTGGGTCGCGACCGTCACCAACCGCGACTGGCCCTCCCGGCCGGGGCTCACCGCCGCCCAGCAGCGCGCCGAACTGATCGCCCATCTGGACATGGCCGTCACCCGCAACCTGAACACGGTCGTCTTCCAGGTCAGGCCCACGGCGGACGCGCTGTGGCCGTCGCCGTACGAGCCCTGGTCGCAGTACCTCACCGGGACCCAGGGCAAGGACCCGGGCTGGGACCCGCTGGGCACGGCGGTGCGCGAGGCGCACGCGCGCGGCCTGGAGCTGCACGCCTGGTTCAACCCGTACCGCGTCGCCATGCACACCGACCCGTCGAAGCTGTCCGCGAAGCACCCGGCCCGCGTGCATCCCGAGTGGGTGCTGCCGTACGGCGGGAAGCTGTACTACAACCCGGGTCTCCCGGAGGTCAGGTCGTTCGTCCAGGACGCGATGCTGGACGCCGTGCGGCGCTACGACATCGACGCCGTGCACTGGGACGACTACTTCTACCCCTATCCGGTCGCGGGCCAGGTGTTCGCGGACGACGAGGCGTACGCGCGGTACGGGGCCGGCTTCCCGGACAAGGCGGCGTGGCGGCGGGACAACACCGACCGGCTGGTGCGCGAGACCGGCGCGCGGATCAAGAAGCTGAAGAAGAACGTACGGTTCGGCATCAGCCCGTTCGGCGTGTGGCGCAACGGGGCCACCGACCCCCTCGGCTCCGACACCCGGGCGGGTGTGCAGACGTACGACGACCTGCACGCCGACACCCGGAAGTGGGTGCGGGAGGGCTGGATCGACTACATCACGCCGCAGTTGTACTGGAACATCGGCCTCGCCGCCGCCGACTACGCGAAGCTGGTGCCCTGGTGGGCGGGCGTGGTGAAGGGCACGGGGGTCGACCTGTACGTGGGTGAGGCCCTCTACAAGGCGGGCGACCCGGCCCAGCCCGCCCCCTGGCAGAACGCCGCGGAACTCTCCCGGCACCTGGACCTCTGCGCGAAGTACCCCGAGGTGAAGGGGAACATCTACTTCGCGGCGAAGGAGGTCGCGAGTGATCCCCTGGGGGCGATGACGATGATCGCCGACCGCTACCGGCACCGGGATTACGGGTACAGGGACTACCGGCACAGGGATTACGGGCACGGGGATTTCGGGCACGAGCCGGCGTGA